GGAGCAGCTGCGGCTGATCCCGTTCATCACGCATCTCGCGCCGCCGTCGACGGTGAGCAAGGTCCGGGTCGACCGCTACAGCCCGTACTTCGAGAAGCCCGACGAGTTCGGTATCGCGCTGGACGGGCCCGAGCCGAAGTACCGCTTCGTGCACGCGGGCCGCACGGCCGCCGAACGCGCCGAGATGGCCTACTCGTTCGACCATGTGGAGCTGGCGGGGCGGGACGACACAGCCCTGGCGGCGGAGATGCTCGCGCTGCGGCGGCGCCTCGGGGCCCGGGTGGGCCTGTGGAAGAAGCTGCACGAACAGTCGCGGTTCTCGTTCCGGTTCGGGCCGAACATGACCGTGCTGCACGACGGCCGGCCGCATGTGGGCACCGGGCGCCATGTCCTGCGGGGCGGCGACGACCAGTTGTTCCGCTGTCTCGTGCACGGCGGGCGGCTGCACCAGGCCGTCGGCCAGGTCGCCGCGATGACGGGCCGACCGGAGGACGAGGTGCACGCGACGGTACGGGAATGGGCGCGGCGCGGCTGGATCCATCTGGAGGGCCGGCGCGGTCTCGTCCTCGCGGTGCGCGACGGCATGCGGGACGAGCTGGGCCGGGCGGCCGAGCTGCGGGAGGCCGCGGCCGAGTCGGAACGGGCGGCCGCCGAGTCGGGGAGGGCCGCCGTCGAGTCGGGGAGGGTCGGTGCGGGACGGTAACGGCACGAGCCGTCAGGACGTCTTCGAGGTGTTCTCCCGCGACGGCACGCCGATCCGTGGCTTCAGCAGGCCAGGGCCGGGCGAGACCCTCGTCCTCGTCCACGGGGTGGCCATGGACCGGCGGATCTGGGCGGAGTCGGGGTTCCTCGACGCGCTCCCGGACGCCCATGTCCTCGCGCTCGACCTGCGGGGACGCGGGGAGAGCGGGCGGGTCGGCACGCCGGAGGGCCATGCCCTGCGCCGGTACGTCGAGGACGTCCGCGCGGTCCTCGACGGGTTCGGCCGGGCGCGGTACAGCCTGTTCGGCACGTACTTCGGCGGGCGGATCGCCCTCCAGGTCGCCGCCGTGGACACCCGGGTGGCCCGGGCGTTCTCCTTCTGCGCGCACGCCGAGCAGGTGGAGATCCCCGGGGACGCCGTCGAGGAGGAGGCGGTGGCCGTCGAGGGCCCCGGCGGGCACGCCTATCTGCGTGACCACTTCACCGGGCGAGGCGCCCCGCCGTGGATGGTCGAGGCCTGCTCCCGCGTCGACCCCGGCGAGCTGGGGGCGGCCACCCGCGGGCTGCTGCACGGCTCGGACCGGCGGACCGAACGCGGCCACCCCGACCAGGAGTTGGTGCTGATCACCGCCGACGGTGACGCGGACCTGGCGCCCTTCCACGCCGGGGAGCGACGGCTCGGCGCCCGCCTGTGGCTCGTCGACGCCCCGACCCGGATCAAGGCCGCCGGGCGTCTCGCGGAGGCCGGGCGACGGGTGGCGGCGGTACTGGCGGAGGGCGCCCCTACGGATCGCACGGACCGCACGGACCGCACGGACCGCACGGACCGCACGGACCGCACGGACGAGGCCCGTACGACCGGGACGGGGGTCGTATGACGGCGACCGAGGACACCATGTGGCGCCGACGCCGGGGGCTGCTGCCCGACGGGGACCCGCTGGTGCGGGCCCTGGAGGAGCTGGCGGAGCGCGGGCGCGGGCATCGGCTGCGGGCCGTCGGTCTCGTCGACCCCGCCACCGGGCGGCCCGGCCCCCCGCACGACCTGACGGTGACCGACGGCACGGTCACCGCCTGGACCCCGACCCCGCCCGCCGCCGACGGGCGTCCGGCCCCGTACGCCGCGTACGCCGTGCCGGGCTTCGTCGACTCCCACGCGCATGTCTCGTCCGCCGCCGACCTGGCCGGCCTCCTCGTCCACGGCGTGACCGGCTTCCGGCAGCTGTGGGGCGAGCCGGCGCACCTGTACGCCGCCGGTGTGCACCGCGCCAGACACGCCGTCCTGCCCCGGCCCTGGGTCACCGCGGGGGTGGTCGACGGCCCCCGGTCGCGGATCCCGCAGGGGGTCACCGTCGTGGACGGGGTCCGGTCGGTCCGACGGGTGATCGAGGACGCGCTGGCGTTCGGTTTCGACGGGGTCAAGGTGTACGACGACATCGAGCGCCCGGTGTTCGAGACCCTGGTCCGGGAGGCGGAACGGGCCGGTCTGCCGGTCGTGGGCCATGTCCCCGAGGCAGTGCCCCTGGACCTGGCCCGTCGCACGATGCGGTCGTCCGAGCATCTGTACGGCATCGTGCCGAATGTGTTCCGACTGCCGCCCGAGCGGCGCTGGGACGCGCTGGCGGCGGCCCTGCGCGACCACCCGGCACCCGGCACCGAACCCGGTCACTTCGTCTGCCCCACCCTCGTGTGCTGGCGGGCCCGCAGCGGCGAGCGCCGGTACACCCGCCCCTCCCGCGTGGCCCTCCAGGCGGTGGACGAGGGCCGGCGCCGGCCCTGGCAGTCGGCGGCCCGCGACGCCCTCCGGCTGGACGCCGCCGAGGCGCACCGGCGCGGCGGCCTCGTCGACGAGCTGGGCCGGATCGCCCGCGCCCTGACGGACACGGGCACCCGGCTGCTGGCCGGCACGGACTGCGGCAACCCCTTCGTCCTCGCGGGCCCCTCCTTCCACAAGGAGCTGGCCGAACTCTCCCGCGCGGGGCTCGACTTCGCCGCCGTGCTGCGGGCGGCGACCACCCACGGGTACGAGGCCACGGGGCGGCGGGCGGGCCCGGTGGCCGGTGATCCGGCGGACCTGGTCCTGTACCGGCGGCCACCCGACGGCGACGTGACCGCCCTCGCCCGGCCCGACGCGGTGCTCGTCGACGGTGTCCTCCTCGACGGCACCGACCTCGACCGCCTGTGGGCGCTCCGGCTGGCCTCGTCCGGCCTCGACGCGTCCGGCTGGGCCCGCGGCGACCTCGACCCACCGGTCACCACCGGCCGACCCACGAAGGAGACAGCCCATGCAGGCTGACCGGGAAACCGACCGTACGGGACGGGAGGCGACACGCCCCGCAGGCCCCGACCCCGCCACCGACCCCACCGACCCCACCGACCGGCGGCCGAAATGCCCCGTGGACTTCGACTTCTTCGCCGCCCCGCAGCAGTACCGCGACGCCGCCGCCGAACACGCCGGTGAGCACGGCGCCTTCTACAGCGACCGGGGCTTCTGGGTGCTGGCGACGTACGACGGGATCGTGGACGCGTTCAAGGACGAGGGCACCTTCACCGTCGGCCGGGTCAGTGCGGCGGAGGGCGCCGAGGAGGAGCGCTGGATCCCGCTGACCGTCGAGGGCCGCGAGCACACGGCGTGGCGACAGCGGCTGGGCGCCTGGTTCACCCCGCAGCGGGTGCGGGAGCTGACCCCGTCCATGCGGACGGGCGCCCGGCGGCGGATCGAGGGGTTCCTGGAGAAGGGCGAGGTGTCGTTCAACGAGGACTTCGCCCGGCCGTACGTCCTGGAGAACCTGATGACGGCGGTGGGCTGGCCGCCGGACGGGTTCGACCTGCTCATCGCCATCAACCGGGCGATGATCGACTCCCGTTCGGCGCCGGACCCCCGGGCGGCGGCGTACGGCGAGCTGGGGCTTCCGGCGCTGGAGCGGTTCGCCCGTGAGCACATCGCCCGGCGCCGCGCGGAGCCCGCCGACGACCTCACCACCGCCAGCTTCGACTGGGAGATCGACGGCGCCCGGGTCACCGACGACGACCGTGCCTCCCTGCTGTGCACGCTGTTCCTGGCGGGCGTCGACTCGACGGTGAACCACCTGGCCAACGCCGTCCAGCATCTCGCCCACCACGAGGAGGACCGGCGGCGGTTCCTGGCCGGGCCCGAGGTCCGGCCGCCCGCGGTCGAGGAGTTCCTGCGGGCCAACTCGTGCATGTACCCGGGCCGGCAGGCCGCGGCCGGCGGCGCGGGCGGGGTCGCGGACCGGGGCGACACGGTGCTGCTTCCGCTGGCCCTCGCCAACCACGACCCCGAGGTGTTCCCGGAGCCCGGCCGGATCGACTTCGACCGGGCGCGCAATCCGCACATCGCCTTCGGCACCGGCCCCCACCAGTGCCTCGGCGCGGCCTTCGCGCGCGCCCAGATCCTGGTGGCCCTGGAGGAGTGGCACGCCCTGGTCCCGGACTACGGGCCGCCTCCCGAGCGGCGTACGGCCGAGCCGCCGTTCCTGCGCAACTCCTACGACCTGAGGCTCATCTGGTGAGGGCGCCATGACCGGGACGACCGAAAGGACAGGGGTGGACGGGACGACCGCGCCCACCGGCCCGCCGGAGCCCGCCGGGGCCGGCCGAGTGGCCCTCGTGTCCATGCCCTGGAACAACGTGCGCCGCCCCTCCATCCAGGTGGGCACCCTGCGGTCCGTCGCCCGTGCCGAGGGGTGGCGGGTCGACTCGCACTACGCCTACCTCTCCTTCTACGGCCTCGCCCGCACGGCCCTCGGCATGGGGGACGCCGAGTGGTCCCGCGCGTACGAGACGGTGTCGGAGGGGCTGTACCAGCTGTCCGTCGGCGACTGGATCTTCGCGTGCCGTGACGGCGGGGCGGCTCCGCGCGAGGCGTACTTCCGGATGCTGCGCGCCAAGGGTGTCGACGACGCGACGATCGAGCTGGTCGACGCGTTGCGCGAGGTGGCGGACCGGCATGTGGAGCGGACAGCCGCCGAGTTGCTGGCCTCGGCTCCCGATGTCATCGGTTTCACCAGCACCTTCAGTCAGAACGGCCCGACGCTCGCAGTGGCCGAGCGCCTGCGGGAGCTCGGCCACGACGGGGTGATCGTGCTGGGCGGCAGCAACTGCGAGGGGTCGATGGGCCGCGCCCTCCTCGCCAACTACCCGGCGGTGGACGCCATCGTGGACGGCCCCGGCGAGGACGCCTTCGTCGCCCTGCTCCGCCAGGCCGAGGCCGGCGGCCCGCCGCGCTCCCACGGCCGTCTGGTCACCCGGCTGCCCGCCGTCGCCGACAGCGCTCCGGCCGGCATCTCCGTCGGCCAGTCGCTCGAGGTGCCCACCCCCGACTACGACGGTTTCTTCGAGCAGTTGCACGCCGCCGGACTGCACAGCCTCGAACCCGAGATCACCCTGCCCGTGGAGTTCTCCCGAGGCTGCTGGTGGGGCGCCAAGACCCACTGCACCTTCTGCGGCCTCAACGGCGCGACCATGACGTACCGCAGCAAGAACCCCGACACCGTCGCCGACGAACTCCGCCACCTCATGGACCGCTACGGCGTCCTCGACTTCTTCGCCGTCGACAACATCCTCGACCTCAAATACCTCGACACGGCACTGCCGCTGGTGGAGAAACTCAACACCGACCATTCCCTGTTCTTCGAGGTCAAGGCCAACATGGAATGGGCCGACATCCAGGCCGCCCGTCGCGCCGGAGTCCGCTCCGTGCAGCCCGGAATCGAAAGTCTCAGCACCGAGGGGCTACGGCTGCTGAAGAAAGGCGCGACCGCCTTCCAGAACATCCGGTTCCTGCTCGGCTGCGCCGAATTCGGTGTCCTGCCGGTGTGGAACATCCTCACCGGATTTCCCCACGAAACCCCGGAGTCGATGCTCACCCAGATCGACCTGCTGCCTTCCCTGACCCATCTCGAACCACCCGACAACGACATCCTGGCCGTGCACTTCGACCGGTTCAGCCCGTACGTGGAACACCCGCAGGACTACGGCCTCACCCTCACCCACCCGCTGCCCGGCTACCAGTACGCCTACCCCCGCCTCTCCCCCGGCGACCTGTGGGACCTCGCCTACCACTTCGAGGGCGACTTCACCGAGGACCCCCGCAACACCGCCGTCCGCGAACGCCTCGCCACGGCCGTCCACCAGTGGCGCACCCAGCACCACCGGGCCCGTTTCACCTACCGCCTCGGCTTCGACGCCGTCACCCTCACCGACCACCGGCCCGGCCTGCCCGCCCACACCACCGTCCTGCGCGGCGCGGACGCCCGGCTCTTCCGCGCGATCATCGGCGGAACCCGGTTCCGCGATCTCCAGAGTCAGGAAGGTCTGGAGCAGCCCCTGGAAAAACTCCACAGCTGGCAGGAGAAAAGGTGGGTCTATATCGAGGGCACCAAGGTCATCGCCCTCCCCGTACGCGAAAAACCCTCCGCCTATCGCACCCCGCCCCGCAAGGGAACTCCCCGCAGGTCCCGAACCGTCGTACCCCTCACGCTCACCGGTCCGTCTCCCTCGCGGCAGCCTGGCTGAAATCCGTCCCGCACAGCGTTTCCCGTTTGCGGTGACCGCCCACCGGCGCGGTACTCGTAGGGGATCACCGCGCACAGCTCCGAGCACAACGCCGTATCACGACCCGGAAGTTGATCACTATGACCACGGCCCCCACCGAGGACCAGACCCGCGCCGAGGACCTGCCGCCGTCCTGCCGGGACCTGATCGGCATCCTCGCCCAGACGGACCGGCGTGACGCCTTCGCGGCCCTCGCGCTCGGCGCGACCTCCGTGGCGCAGGTGGCGGAGCGGGCGGGCCTGCGCCCGGCCGCCGCCGCCGTCGCGCTGCGAAAGCTCGTCGACGGGCGGATCGCCGCGTACGACGCCGAGGCCCGCACCTACCGGCTGATCGACGACACGTTCCGGCTGGCCGTCCAGGCGGAGGTCAGGATCTCCGGCCGGGGCGGCGGTGACGGGGCGGGGGCGTACTTCCGCAAAGGGCGGCTGACCTCCATCCCCGGCAGGGCGGAGGTCCGCAGCCGGGTGCTCGCCGTCGTGGCCGACTCCTTCGAGGCCGGTGTCACCTACTCGGAGGCCAAGGTCAACGCGATCTGCGGCCAGTGGTTCGACGACTGGGTGACCCTGCGCCGGGCGCTCGTGGACGAGGAGCTGCTGCGCCGCGACGAGTCGGGCACCCAGTACGAACGCGTATGACCGCATGACACGGGTCGTCGCCGGTGACGTCGGCACGGACGCGGCGGGCGCGGCCGACCGGGGGGCCGACGTCGTCGCGTACGGCCGGCACACGGGCGCGGCCGTCGGCGCCTTCAGCCGCCGCCGGGGCTTCGTGGCGCGGCCCGGGCAGGTGGTCGCCGAGCCGTCCGCCGACGGCCGTGCGGTGGTGCTCAACGTGGGCCTGGGGCCCGCGGGTTCGGCCACGGCCGCCACGTTCCGCGCCGCGGCCGCCGCCTCGGTGCGGGCCGCGGGGCCCGCCCGTTCGCTCCGTCTGGAGCTCGCGCTGGCCGACGGCAGCGGGGTGCCAGCTGCCGACCGGGCCCGGGCCGTGGCGGAGGGCGCGGTGCTGGGCCTGTACCGCTACGACGAGTACCGCTCGACGCGGGCCGCGAACCCCCTGGCCGAGGTGATCGTGGCGACCCCGGAGCGGCGGGCGGTCGCCGAGGGCCTGGCCGCCGCCGAGGCCACCTGTCTGGCCCGCGACCTCGTCAACTGCCCGGCCGGGGCCCTCACTCCCCCGGCGTTCGCCGACCGGATCCGCGAGCTGGCGCACGCCTCCGGCCTCGACTGCGCGGTGTACGAGGGCGCCGGCCTGACGGAGCTGGGCCTCACCGGCCTGACCGCCGTGGGCCGGGGCTCGGCGGAACCGCCCCGGTACGTGGAGCTGACGTACGACCCGCCGGAGGCCGGCCCGGCCCTCACCGTCGGGCTGGTCGGCAAGGGCGTCACCTTCGACTCCGGCGGGCTGTCCCTGAAGCCGTCCGGCGAGCGGCACGCGATGAAGGCCGACATGGGCGGCGCGGCGGCCGTCGTCGCCGCGCTGACGGCCCTGCCCCGTCTCGGCCTGCCCCTGCGGGTACGCGGCCACCTGCCCCTCGCCGAGAACATGCCGGACGGCGGCGCCCTGCGCGTGGGTGACGTCGTACGTCATCTGGACGGTACGACGACGGAGATCACCCACACGGACAACGAGGGCCGGGTGGTGCTGGCCGACGTCCTGGTCCGGGCGACCGGCCCCGGCCCGCACGGCAGCGACCTCGTGGTCGACGTGGCCACCCTCACCTCCGCCGCCGTCCACGCGCTCGGCACCCGCACCGGGGCCCTGTTCACACCGGACGACCGGCTGGCCCGGACGCTGCTGACCGCTTCGGAGCGGGCCGGTGAGTCGTTCTGCCGGCTACCGCTGCTCGCCCATGAGCGGCGGCATCTGCGCTCCCCCGTGGCCGACCGGGTGAACTGTTCGCACCGGTTCGGGGACACCGTCCAGGCGGCCCTCTTCCTCCAGGACTTCGTCGCCGCCGGTGTCCCCTGGGCCCACCTCGACATCGCCGCGCCCGCGTTCAACGACGAGGGTCCGTACGCCGAAGTGCCGTACGGCGGTACCGGGTTCGCGGTGCGCACGCTGATCGAGACGCTGCGCGTCCTCTCCGAAGGCTCACCGGACGTCCCCTGAACGCTCACCGTCCGCTCCGCGAGCGGTCCGGAAGCCGGGTAGGAATCGAGGGTTCCTGATCCCTTCCCCATCTGCTACAACAGGTCTACACCACTGAGTGGTGTAGACCACCACCCGATGGAGGAAGTCTATGAGCACCGCCACCGCGCCCTCGGCGGCCCCTGCGAAGAAGTGGGGATCAGGCCTGATGCAGGGCCTGCAGAAGGTCGGCCGCAGTCTGCAGCTGCCGATCGCCGTACTGCCGGCCGCCGGCCTGCTGGTCCGGCTCGGCCAGCCGGACGTCTTCGGGGCCGACGGCCTCGGCTGGGACAAGGTCGCCGCGGTCTTCGACAAGGCGGGCGGCGCCATCACCGGCAACCTCGCGATGCTCTTCTGCATCGGCGTCGCGATCGGCTTCGCCAAGAAGTCCGACGGCTCGACCGCCCTCGCCGCGCTCGTGGGCTTCCTGGTCTACAGCAAGGTCCTGGAAGCGTTCCCGGTGACCGAGGCCAAGATCGCCAAGGGCGCGGACATCGCCGCGACGTACAACAACCCCGGGGTCCTCGGCGGCATCGTCATGGGTCTGCTCTCGGCGGTCCTGTGGCAGCGGTACCACCGCAAGAAGCTGCCGGACTGGCTCGGCTTCTTCAACGGCCGCCGCCTGGTGCCGATCATCATGGCCTTCGTCGGTGTCGCGGTCGGTGTCTTCTTCGGCCTGGTCTGGGAGCCGATCGGTGAGGCCATCGGCAGCTTCGGCGAGTGGATGACCGGCCTCGGTTCGGCCGGCGCGGCCCTGTTCGGCGCGATCAACCGGGCGCTCATCCCGATCGGCATGCACCAGTTCGTCAACACGGTGGCGTGGTTCCAGCTCGGTGAGTTCAAGGACGCCGCCGGCGTCGTCTCGCACGGCGACCTGAGCCGCTACCTGGCCGGTGACCCGACCGCCGGGATGTTCATGTCCGGCTTCTTCCCGATCATGATGTTCGGCCTCCCGGCCGCGGCCCTGGCCATCGCCCACACCGCCCGCCCCGAGCGCCGCAAGGTCGTCACGGGCATGATGGTCTCGCTCGCCCTGACGTCCTTCGTCACGGGCGTGACCGAGCCGATCGAGTTCTCGTTCATGTTCATCGCCCCGCTCCTCTACGTGATCCACGCGCTGCTGACCGCGCTCTCCATGGCCATCACCTGGGCGCTGGGCGTCCACGCCGGCTTCAACTTCTCCGCCGGCTTCATCGACTACGCCCTGAACTGGAACCTGGCCACCAAACCCTGGCTGATCGTCCCCATCGGCCTGGTGTTCGGCGTCATCTACTACGTCGTCTTCCGCTTCGCCATCGTCAGGTTCAACCTCCCCACCCCGGGCCGCGAGCCCGAGGAGGAGATCGAGGACCTCACGAAGGCGTAGGCAGCAGGCGAAAGCGAGAAGGCGTAAGCCGGCACCGAACGAGGTCGGGCCCCCGGAGCATGCGGCTCCCGGGGGCCCTCTTCGTCCCTGCGGGCTCAGATCTCGTACGACGTCCTGGGCACCGCCAGCTCCACCGGGCCGTCGTACACCTCGCGGGCGTCGGCCAGGTTGATCTGCGGGTCGGTCCACGGCGGGATGTGGGTGAGGACCAGACGGCGGGCGCCCGCCCGGGTGGCCGTCTCCCCGGCCTCGCGGCCGTTGAGGTGGAGGTCCGGGATGTTCTCCTTGCCGTGGGTGAAGGCGGCCTCGCAGAGGAACAGGTCGGCGTCGCGGGCCAGTTCGTCCAGGGTGTCGGTGACCCCGGTGTCCCCGGAGTAGGTCAGCACCCGGCCACCGTGTTCGATGCGGATGCCGTACGCCTCGACGGGGTGGGCGACCCGCTCCGTGTGGACGGTGAAGGGGCCGATCTCGAACGTGCTCGGCTTGACGGTGTGGAAGTCGAAGACCTCGCTCATGGAGGAGGCCGACGGGGTGTCGGCGTAGGCCGTGGTGAGGCGCTGTTCGGTGCCCTCGGGTCCGTAGACCGGGAGGGGGTCGCAGCGGCCGCCGTCATGGCGGTAGTACCGTGCGACGAAGTACGCGCACATGTCGATGCAGTGGTCGGCGTGCAGATGGCTGAGGAAGATCGCGTCGAGGTCGTAGAGACCGCAGTGGCGCTGCAGCTCGCCGAGGGCACCGTTGCCCATGTCGAGGAGCAGCCGGAAGCCGTCGGCCTCTACGAGGTAGCTCGAACAGGCCGATTCCGCGGACGGGAACGACCCCGAGCAGCCGACGACGGTGAGCTTCATAGGAGCTGTAACCTCCGCGCTGGCGTGAAGTCGTGACAGTCGTGTCAGTCGTGACGTGCAGACGAGTTGCGGATTGCAGTTGGCGGGGTTGCGAAGGACGGACATGGGTGCAACACGAGTGGTGCGGTCCGTTGAGCGTAAGGCGCAAAAGGGTGCGTCGCTCCTCCGCCAGGGGCCGTTGTGGGCGAACTCACCTGTGCTGTCACCGGTTCGGCTGGTCCGGGGCCTTCGCCGGCGCGCGGGTGCGGGTGCGTGGGGCTTCTCACGCAGTTCCCCGCGCCCCTGAAAACATCAGGCCCCTGCGGGCCTGAAAGACCACGGCCCTGCGGGCCTGAAAAGCACGGGGCGCAGCCCCTGCTTTTCAGGGGCGCGGGGAACTGCGCGAGACGCCCCACCGGAGCCGCACCCGCCGACGAAACCCGCACCCCCGAGCTGCAAGGCGCCCTACG
This genomic stretch from Streptomyces deccanensis harbors:
- a CDS encoding alpha/beta fold hydrolase; amino-acid sequence: MRDGNGTSRQDVFEVFSRDGTPIRGFSRPGPGETLVLVHGVAMDRRIWAESGFLDALPDAHVLALDLRGRGESGRVGTPEGHALRRYVEDVRAVLDGFGRARYSLFGTYFGGRIALQVAAVDTRVARAFSFCAHAEQVEIPGDAVEEEAVAVEGPGGHAYLRDHFTGRGAPPWMVEACSRVDPGELGAATRGLLHGSDRRTERGHPDQELVLITADGDADLAPFHAGERRLGARLWLVDAPTRIKAAGRLAEAGRRVAAVLAEGAPTDRTDRTDRTDRTDRTDRTDEARTTGTGVV
- a CDS encoding amidohydrolase family protein, producing the protein MTATEDTMWRRRRGLLPDGDPLVRALEELAERGRGHRLRAVGLVDPATGRPGPPHDLTVTDGTVTAWTPTPPAADGRPAPYAAYAVPGFVDSHAHVSSAADLAGLLVHGVTGFRQLWGEPAHLYAAGVHRARHAVLPRPWVTAGVVDGPRSRIPQGVTVVDGVRSVRRVIEDALAFGFDGVKVYDDIERPVFETLVREAERAGLPVVGHVPEAVPLDLARRTMRSSEHLYGIVPNVFRLPPERRWDALAAALRDHPAPGTEPGHFVCPTLVCWRARSGERRYTRPSRVALQAVDEGRRRPWQSAARDALRLDAAEAHRRGGLVDELGRIARALTDTGTRLLAGTDCGNPFVLAGPSFHKELAELSRAGLDFAAVLRAATTHGYEATGRRAGPVAGDPADLVLYRRPPDGDVTALARPDAVLVDGVLLDGTDLDRLWALRLASSGLDASGWARGDLDPPVTTGRPTKETAHAG
- a CDS encoding cytochrome P450 — translated: MDFDFFAAPQQYRDAAAEHAGEHGAFYSDRGFWVLATYDGIVDAFKDEGTFTVGRVSAAEGAEEERWIPLTVEGREHTAWRQRLGAWFTPQRVRELTPSMRTGARRRIEGFLEKGEVSFNEDFARPYVLENLMTAVGWPPDGFDLLIAINRAMIDSRSAPDPRAAAYGELGLPALERFAREHIARRRAEPADDLTTASFDWEIDGARVTDDDRASLLCTLFLAGVDSTVNHLANAVQHLAHHEEDRRRFLAGPEVRPPAVEEFLRANSCMYPGRQAAAGGAGGVADRGDTVLLPLALANHDPEVFPEPGRIDFDRARNPHIAFGTGPHQCLGAAFARAQILVALEEWHALVPDYGPPPERRTAEPPFLRNSYDLRLIW
- a CDS encoding RiPP maturation radical SAM C-methyltransferase, with the translated sequence MTGTTERTGVDGTTAPTGPPEPAGAGRVALVSMPWNNVRRPSIQVGTLRSVARAEGWRVDSHYAYLSFYGLARTALGMGDAEWSRAYETVSEGLYQLSVGDWIFACRDGGAAPREAYFRMLRAKGVDDATIELVDALREVADRHVERTAAELLASAPDVIGFTSTFSQNGPTLAVAERLRELGHDGVIVLGGSNCEGSMGRALLANYPAVDAIVDGPGEDAFVALLRQAEAGGPPRSHGRLVTRLPAVADSAPAGISVGQSLEVPTPDYDGFFEQLHAAGLHSLEPEITLPVEFSRGCWWGAKTHCTFCGLNGATMTYRSKNPDTVADELRHLMDRYGVLDFFAVDNILDLKYLDTALPLVEKLNTDHSLFFEVKANMEWADIQAARRAGVRSVQPGIESLSTEGLRLLKKGATAFQNIRFLLGCAEFGVLPVWNILTGFPHETPESMLTQIDLLPSLTHLEPPDNDILAVHFDRFSPYVEHPQDYGLTLTHPLPGYQYAYPRLSPGDLWDLAYHFEGDFTEDPRNTAVRERLATAVHQWRTQHHRARFTYRLGFDAVTLTDHRPGLPAHTTVLRGADARLFRAIIGGTRFRDLQSQEGLEQPLEKLHSWQEKRWVYIEGTKVIALPVREKPSAYRTPPRKGTPRRSRTVVPLTLTGPSPSRQPG
- a CDS encoding DUF2087 domain-containing protein, encoding MTTAPTEDQTRAEDLPPSCRDLIGILAQTDRRDAFAALALGATSVAQVAERAGLRPAAAAVALRKLVDGRIAAYDAEARTYRLIDDTFRLAVQAEVRISGRGGGDGAGAYFRKGRLTSIPGRAEVRSRVLAVVADSFEAGVTYSEAKVNAICGQWFDDWVTLRRALVDEELLRRDESGTQYERV
- a CDS encoding leucyl aminopeptidase family protein; this encodes MTRVVAGDVGTDAAGAADRGADVVAYGRHTGAAVGAFSRRRGFVARPGQVVAEPSADGRAVVLNVGLGPAGSATAATFRAAAAASVRAAGPARSLRLELALADGSGVPAADRARAVAEGAVLGLYRYDEYRSTRAANPLAEVIVATPERRAVAEGLAAAEATCLARDLVNCPAGALTPPAFADRIRELAHASGLDCAVYEGAGLTELGLTGLTAVGRGSAEPPRYVELTYDPPEAGPALTVGLVGKGVTFDSGGLSLKPSGERHAMKADMGGAAAVVAALTALPRLGLPLRVRGHLPLAENMPDGGALRVGDVVRHLDGTTTEITHTDNEGRVVLADVLVRATGPGPHGSDLVVDVATLTSAAVHALGTRTGALFTPDDRLARTLLTASERAGESFCRLPLLAHERRHLRSPVADRVNCSHRFGDTVQAALFLQDFVAAGVPWAHLDIAAPAFNDEGPYAEVPYGGTGFAVRTLIETLRVLSEGSPDVP
- a CDS encoding PTS transporter subunit EIIC, coding for MSTATAPSAAPAKKWGSGLMQGLQKVGRSLQLPIAVLPAAGLLVRLGQPDVFGADGLGWDKVAAVFDKAGGAITGNLAMLFCIGVAIGFAKKSDGSTALAALVGFLVYSKVLEAFPVTEAKIAKGADIAATYNNPGVLGGIVMGLLSAVLWQRYHRKKLPDWLGFFNGRRLVPIIMAFVGVAVGVFFGLVWEPIGEAIGSFGEWMTGLGSAGAALFGAINRALIPIGMHQFVNTVAWFQLGEFKDAAGVVSHGDLSRYLAGDPTAGMFMSGFFPIMMFGLPAAALAIAHTARPERRKVVTGMMVSLALTSFVTGVTEPIEFSFMFIAPLLYVIHALLTALSMAITWALGVHAGFNFSAGFIDYALNWNLATKPWLIVPIGLVFGVIYYVVFRFAIVRFNLPTPGREPEEEIEDLTKA
- a CDS encoding MBL fold metallo-hydrolase — encoded protein: MKLTVVGCSGSFPSAESACSSYLVEADGFRLLLDMGNGALGELQRHCGLYDLDAIFLSHLHADHCIDMCAYFVARYYRHDGGRCDPLPVYGPEGTEQRLTTAYADTPSASSMSEVFDFHTVKPSTFEIGPFTVHTERVAHPVEAYGIRIEHGGRVLTYSGDTGVTDTLDELARDADLFLCEAAFTHGKENIPDLHLNGREAGETATRAGARRLVLTHIPPWTDPQINLADAREVYDGPVELAVPRTSYEI